In Plasmodium brasilianum strain Bolivian I chromosome 1, whole genome shotgun sequence, a single genomic region encodes these proteins:
- a CDS encoding hypothetical protein (conserved Plasmodium protein) — protein MNITIKESLEHVCDVLNYFGIEYITAELLRRGKSDKSVKRKNVIIRYCFLINDLCLLYCFEYKRKFKATYNQYMNKEILKAEETFIKNGKKGKIKVMPRHNKNRDIKWNYGSKEWDYNDDGVSCNDDGVSCNDDGDSCNDDGEGDNDDNDDEVYPFEELGEDVNYFDDFYIISPLVILVLEYFEYPRLYQLMKCNFQMTKELLLCIGFLIDSTKMFEHYDKRQLYYEKFFQNLCNSNDNANSNSRSGPSSGRKNVSTSSEKRADEKNIDEQGEYKFYHFINEAMLLLSNRPYDLEIFEYKYLYNFLQKLKKCTNGKDAENGEKGAIGAVGEVEAVETVGEGRKRYDINKGNYSEQSVNNYLSKKKKIKNKDTQREGKYNTNNDYTNCSERERNVKREYDEETRRREGKEEGERHEQEHQQHGYGNGSVTKKDDKILSLSEYAAYDYSTYQESFLDYYNSNANYDEENQVFYLDEDNNHIFINEITRNINKNCNKLIQLQNKMSVNINQLEHLDKNRLLLFQKFNQLINAYSEPHSVVVNLNDIYDLSGSKQTSFIFDKVLIDKQKKIDLMNNVLFTVTIDAEKGKEDLQNKPPSSNNLFREDCKKKTCMNSNMNINSNSSYGAGSLPQAEDHFHMPQEFMDNINYDLLSDKITINEFLILNDVPLYNKIVHIYKYGIHFFHYEQLRAVFWLWLQSIFPDNVSTDDSVKDMDLQNAPIDFNDIINNQFFVNTVAPTSGESRLEISVLSDLNHFEKNYRVLKEYLNDKGCTSGYNKISRSEKKDESTSNLNNATLYINNLHNEFEAFYNYKKKSKNLYDEMFVEFLEEKKKNMTIQSNVEKEDYTNLANIVNKHLVGVDKILKYYPILNFSKIVEGIKHQNFIRTVIDVNQIETNDWHRMYTYHKGEKRNVCNSGNSCNSGNSGNTGNTGNTGNSGNSGNTGNCSNNGNTGNNSNGYTKSGSSRCTENYIINLTSSSSYRMQEKPITYASTIFNYSDQFISNNDIYTFSDNIHKECMNYSEFLKGKQNKCAHNFYHALRKIEKYMNCITYNI, from the exons ATGAACATCACGATAAAGGAAAGTTTAGAGCACGTATGTgatgttttaaattattttggaATTGAATATATAACGGCGGAATTATTGAGAAGGGGAAAAAGTGACAAAAGtgttaagagaaaaaatgtaattattaGATATTGTTTCTTAATAAACGATTTGTGCCTTTTGTACTGCTTcgaatataaaagaaaattcaaGGCAACCTACAACCAGTACATGAACAAGGAAATTTTAAAGGCGGAAGAAACGTTTATAAAGAATGGCAAGAAAGGGAAAATTAAGGTAATGCCACGACATAATAAGAATCGTGACATAAAATGGAACTATGGCAGTAAGGAGTGGGACTACAATGATGATGGTGTTAGTTGTAACGATGATGGTGTTAGTTGTAACGATGATGGTGATAGTTGTAACGATGATGGCGAAGGTGATAACGATGATAATGACGACGAAGTGTACCCCTTCGAGGAGCTAGGGGAAGACGTAAATTACTTCGACGATTTCTACATAATATCACCGCTAGTTATACTTGTACTGGAATATTTTGAATACCCTAGGTTATACCAACTGATGAAATGTAATTTCCAAATGACAAAAGAATTGTTGCTATGTATCGGTTTTCTGATTGACAGCACTAAGATGTTTGAGCATTATGATAAAAGACAgctatattatgaaaaattttttcaaaatttatgtaaCAGCAACGATAACGCTAATAGTAACAGTCGTAGTGGCCCCAGTAGTGGTAGAAAAAATGTAAGCACGTCATCAGAGAAGAGAGCAGACGAGAAAAATATCGATGAACAAGGAGAATACAAGTTTTACCATTTCATTAACGAGGCTATGCTTCTACTATCAAACAGACCATACGATTTGGAGATTTTtgaatacaaatatttatacaactttttgcaaaaattgaAGAAGTGCACAAATGGGAAAGATGCAGAGAATGGTGAAAAAGGAGCAATAGGAGCAGTAGGAGAAGTAGAGGCAGTAGAAACAGTAGGAGAAGGAAGGAAAAGGTATGACATTAACAAAGGAAACTACTCTGAACAGAGCGTGAACAACTACCtgtctaaaaaaaaaaaaataaaaaataaagatacaCAAAGAGAAGGGAAATATAACACAAATAATGATTATACGAATTGCTCAGAAAGAGAGAGAAACGTAAAAAGAGAATACGATGAAGAAACGAGGAGAAGGGAAGGCAAAGAAGAAGGAGAACGTCATGAGCAAGAACATCAACAACATGGATATGGTAATGGATCAGTAACAAAGAAGGACGATAAGATTTTGAGCCTATCTGAGTATGCAGCATATGACTATTCAACATATCAAGAGAGTTTCCTTGACTACTATAACAGTAATGCAAATTATGATGAGGAAAATCAAGTATTCTATTTAGATGAAGATAATAACCATATCttcataaatgaaataacaaggaatataaacaaaaattgtaataaattaatacaactacaaaataaaatgtccGTAAACATAAATCAGCTAGAGCATTTGGATAAAAATAGGTTACTactatttcaaaaatttaacCAGTTGATAAATGCATATTCTGAGCCACACAGTGTTGTGGTTAACTTGAATGATATCTACGATTTGAGTGGTTCGAAACAAACATCCTTTATATTTGATAAGGTATTAATagacaaacaaaaaaaaatcgaTCTTATGAACAATGTTTTATTTACTGTTACCATTGATGCTGAGAAGGGTAAAGAAGATTTACAGAATAAACCTCCGAGcagtaataatttatttagaGAAGATTGTAAGAAAAAGACGTGCATGAATAGTAACATGAACattaacagtaatagtagtTATGGTGCGGGGAGCTTGCCCCAGGCAGAGGACCACTTCCACATGCCGCAAGAATTCATGGATAACATAAATTACGACTTGTTAAGTGACAAAATAACTATAAAcgaatttttaattttaaatgatgtacctttgtataataaaattgttcatatttataaatatggaatacattttttccattacGAACAATTAAGGGCGGTTTTTTGGTTATGGCTTCAATCTATTTTTCCTGATAATGTATCCACAGATGACAGTGTGAAAGATATGGATTTACAAAATGCACCTATTGACTTTAACGACATAATTAACAATCAATTTTTCGTGAATACTGTAGCTCCTACGAGTGGAGAGAGTCGTCTGGAAATCAGTGTGCTAAgc GACTTGAACCATTTTGAAAAGAATTACAGGGTGTTGAAAGAATACCTAAACGATAAGGGGTGCACTAGCGGATACAACAAGATTTCAAGAAGCGAAAAAAAAGACGAGAGTACAAGTAATTTGAATAATGCCACactgtatataaataatttacataacGAATTTGAAgccttttataattataaaaagaagtctaaaaatttatatgacgAAATGTTTGTCGAATTTttagaagagaaaaaaaaaaatatgaccATTCAGTCAAATGTAGAAAAGGAGGATTACACCAATCTAGCAAATATAGTGAATAAACATTTAGTAGGTGTCgacaaaattttgaaatattaccCTATACTGAATTTTAGTAAAATTGTCGAAGGGATAAAGcatcaaaattttattcgAACCGTTATTGATGTAAACCAAATAGAAACCAATGACTGGCATCGCATGTACACGTACCACAAGGGGGAGAAGAGAAATGTATGTAATAGTGGTAATAGTTGTAATAGTGGTAATAGTGGTAATACTGGTAATACTGGTAATACTGGTAATAGTGGTAATAGTGGTAATACTGGTAACTGTAGTAATAATGGTAATACtggtaataatagcaatGGTTACACTAAAAGTGGAAGCAGCCGCTGTACGGAGaactatataattaatttaacgTCTAGTTCGAGTTACCGTATGCAGGAAAAACCTATAACGTACGCATCAACTATTTTCAACTATTCTGACCAGTTCATTtcaaataatgatatatacaCTTTTTCTGATAATATTCACAAAGAATGCATGAACTATTCAGAATTTTTAAAGGGCAAACAAAACAAATGCgctcataatttttatcacGCCCTTcgcaaaattgaaaaatacatGAACTGTATCACGTACAATATTTGA
- a CDS encoding hypothetical protein (conserved Plasmodium protein): MEELSRDMTLHLKDENKKKEKKIETENIIQINFHLPDGSIRTHNEKASIEVGYIKLRLSKKLQIPYDKINLIYNNNIMLDPLSIIDIIKTDLDIIDIYVSTIH, from the coding sequence atggaagAGCTAAGCAGAGACATGACTTTGCACCTAAaggatgaaaataaaaaaaaagaaaaaaaaatcgaaacggaaaatataattcaaataaatttcCATTTACCTGATGGCAGTATTCGTACTCACAATGAAAAAGCAAGTATTGAAGTtggatatataaaattaaggctatcaaaaaaattacaaataccatatgataaaattaatttaatttataataataatattatgctAGACCCCTTATCAATAATTgacataataaaaacagaTTTGGAcattattgatatatatgttaGCACCATTCATTAG
- a CDS encoding cytoskeleton associated protein produces MEGLFNNKKELFIGKRVFSCNFTKNKIDKEEKENSILGKVSEQHYAHVQDKLKGNDNERKEESTSDEVVDKNLKIYLFNEDIKIKIGTVRYIGPLKNHPDTNKIFYGIEWDNKFDGKHFGNYKGEFYFSPLLHIKKDKTKRHYYDQLSEGLANFHDDADSRDNTTGKVGSSRVQKSGIGNSSSNSRSNSSSNSSSNSRSSRRSNSRSSRRSNSRSSRRSTKRSNSHNCSDSGEKLRLWSGNSGCTPCSFVPIENIHVGITFMQALNFRYNYFTDLDLSIQDYQTKKMKTVIFSGEEKARNYFKNFCKLKNITLNKCLIYTYGFKNNLCFSNLESLSLCCNLFSKWNDIFKIIKISKNLTYLNVSENKFTKLDLNCVLAKVIWSEGEDEHAVGYNHEDDVVYFEQIKELCLDNTLIDWDDVLALSFIFPNLETLSIKKNYITSIKIKNIRVTKNSIIFKYITNKKYKELFHSYEKDNLYEDLEHSRGIQPEAQPSSTTPSGRIKNEYVLPSSNGCTYDRREGFLLERKKSAVLSVQEREREREREREPEPEPEPEREYGIGEEVVGGKDEEENISQIKEKRVLEGTPQKYYLKINANPSTGTTESKGLSSDRITGVDQDVFLVDMKEEALLVDVNPFRHLKKIVLNDNYLHDYEELFYFVHRIKTVQSLFINNNKFSDNSNLINIAYTICLEEKNKTELAKLDNFDLINRNFKHIKEFLFDNNEVKNYETLRDLFYILYNIEILKIQNKKKNFSEKKSLRYIYISVMPQLKVLNHSSISKNERINSERFFISLYHKDNIAKIFNEQVLNRRHSTRLEQIHYKAMQDQTNTETSKSMQSNLINITIIPEFLNAQKFDIIKKKVNRNMNIKDLKFLCSRLYSVPLPKLQLFYTDENNPMCIEIVDTNSSLYTYGIENNSKIKIKMEE; encoded by the exons ATGGAGGGCCTGTTCAACAACAAGAAAGAACTCTTCATCGGTAAGCGAGTCTTCAGTTGTAATTTTACGAAGAACAAAATAGAcaaagaggaaaaagaaaattccaTCTTGGGAAAAGTGAGTGAACAACATTATGCACATGTTCAGGATAAATTAAAAGGTAACGATAATGAAAGGAAAGAAGAAAGCACGTCAGATGAAGTTgttgataaaaatttaaaaatttacttgTTTAACGaagacataaaaataaaaataggcACAGTTAGATATATAGGACCTTTAAAAAATCATCCTGatactaataaaatattttatggtATTGAATGGGATAACAAGTTTGATGGTAAACATTTTGGTAACTACAAAGGGGAATTCTATTTTTCCCCTCTTCTCCATATTAAAAAGGACAAGACGAAACGCCATTATTATGATCAGCTTAGCGAAGGCCTAGCGAATTTCCATGACGATGCTGATAGCAGAGATAACACCACTGGTAAGGTTGGTAGTAGTAGAGTCCAAAAAAGTGGCATTGGAAATAGTAGCAGCAATAGTAGAAGCAATAGTAGCAGCAATAGTAGCAGCAATAGCAGAAGCAGTAGAAGAAGCAATAGCAGAAGCAGTAGAAGAAGCAATAGCAGAAGCAGTAGAAGAAGCACTAAAAGAAGCAACAGCCACAACTGCAGTGATAGTGGGGAGAAGCTACGCTTGTGGAGCGGGAACAGCGGCTGCACACCGTGTTCCTTTGTACCAATAGAAAATATACACGTTGGTATCACGTTCATGCAAGCATTAAATTTTCGatacaattattttactGACTTAGATTTGAGCATACAAGATTATCaaacgaaaaaaatgaaaacagtTATATTTTCAGGAGAAGAAAAAGCGAgaaattatttcaaaaatttttgtaagcttaaaaatattacattaaataaatgtctaatatatacttatggttttaaaaataatttgtgtTTCAGTAATTTGGAAAGTTTATCTTTATGTTGTAATCTTTTTAGCAAGTGgaatgatatttttaaaataattaaaatttcaaaaaatttaacttaCCTGAACGTGtcagaaaataaatttaccaAATTGGACTTGAACTGTGTGCTCGCCAAAGTTATATGGAGCGAAGGAGAAGATGAACATGCGGTTGGGTATAACCATGAAGATGACGTGGTCTACTTTGAACAGATAAAGGAGTTGTGCCTAGATAACACCTTGATCGACTGGGACGATGTGTTAGCtctatcatttatttttccaaatCTGGAAACACTCAGCATaaagaagaattatataactagtataaaaataaaaaatatcagGGTTACTAAAAATTCGatcattttcaaatatataaccAATAAGAAGTATAAGGAGCTATTTCACTCATATGAGAAGGATAACTTATATGAAGATCTAGAACATTCAAGGGGAATACAGCCAGAAGCACAGCCAAGTAGTACAACCCCTTCAGggagaataaaaaatgagtatGTGCTTCCTTCATCAAATGGGTGTACTTATGATAGGAGGGAAGGATTCTTGTTAGAAAGGAAAAAGTCAGCTGTACTGAGTGTTCAAGAAAGAGAACGAGAACGAGAACGAGAACGAGAACCAGAACCAGAACCAGAACCAGAACGAGAATATGGCATAGGGGAAGAAGTCGTAGGAGGAAAAGACGAAGAAGAGAACATTTCccaaataaaggaaaaaagggtCCTCGAAGGAACACcacaaaaatattacttaaaGATTAATGCAAACCCTTCCACTGGAACTACAGAAAGTAAAGGATTATCAAGTGATAGAATAACTGGGGTGGATCAGGATGTGTTTCTTGTTGATATGAAGGAGGAAGCCCTTCTCGTTGACGTGAATCCCTTTAgacacttaaaaaaaatagtgcTCAATGACAACTACTTGCATGACTACGAAGagctcttttattttgtgcATCGAATAAAAACTGTTCaatctttatttataaataacaacAAGTTTAGTGATAACAGCAACTTGATAAATATTGCATATACCATATGCTTGGAGGAAAAGAACAAAACTGAATTAGCTAAATTAGACAATTTTGatttaataaatagaaaTTTTAAGCATATAAAAGAATTCTTATTTGATAACAAcgaagtaaaaaattatgaaacgTTAAgagatttattttatatactatacaatattgaaattttaaaaattcaaaataaaaaaaaaaattttagtgaaaaaaaaagtcttcgttatatatatatatcagttATGCCCCAGCTAAAAGTACTGAACCATAGCTCTATTTccaaaaatgaaagaataaattCTGAGCGCTTTTTCATTTCGTTATATCATAAGGATAACATAGCAAAAATTTTCAATGAGCAAGTTTTAAACAGAAGACATAGTACCAGACTGGAACAGATACACTACAAAGCGATGCAAG ATCAGACAAACACGGAAACGTCCAAGAGCATGCAGAGCAATTTGATTAACATTACCATTATTCCTGAGTTTCTTAATGCACAGAAATTCgacattataaaaaaaaaagtgaacagaaatatgaatatcaaagacttaaaatttttatgttcaaGGCTCTATTCAGTGCCTCTCCCTAAGTTGCAGTTATTTTACACAGATGAA aacAATCCCATGTGCATAGAAATTGTAGATACCAATTCGAGCCTCTATACTTACGGAATTGAAAACaattctaaaataaaaataaaaatggaggAGTAA